From the Lolium rigidum isolate FL_2022 chromosome 2, APGP_CSIRO_Lrig_0.1, whole genome shotgun sequence genome, one window contains:
- the LOC124689673 gene encoding probable LRR receptor-like serine/threonine-protein kinase At3g47570 produces the protein MALSRIEALPGVALGGAELRERVGPLAPHSSTGGADNWTSDVSFCHWIGVTCSRRRKGRVAALVLPDIPLQGELSPHLGNLSFLHEINLTNTALAGSIPADIGRLSRLRYLDLGHNNLTDTIPSTIGNLTALQFLVLNFNQLSGEIPSELRNMHSLRYLCLDRNYMTGLIPNFSFDSMPTISHIYIQSNSLSGTVPSGIGSLLMLQVLRLNYNQLSGPVPPNIFNMSRIVDMRLADNENLTGHIPGNTSFSLPKLQILDLYKNKFRGQIPLGLAACKHLQILSIPGNLFVDVVPAWLAKLSQLTVISIGGNELVGQIPAVLSNLTMLRVLDIAVSNLSGEIPVELGKLMQLSYLHLSFNQLTGPLPDFLGNFSQMSYLSLMSNQLTGTVPSTLGNNRLLRLLDIRDNHLHGDLSFLASLCNCRQLQHLDISNNPFSGSIPSYFGNLSTNLLVFEADKNNLVGGLPATLSNLSGLLAISFFDNYLTKELPESISKLENLQALGLSGNSIVGPIPKQFGMLRSIIRLELQDNILSGSIPDGVSNLTMLEYLYLSYNHLFSTIPSSLFYHSNLIALDMSHNSLTGILPSDLSHMQNMDKLDLSSNLLSGSLPNSFGQVAIPLTYLNFSHNSFKDLVPDSFARLTSLATLDLSSNNLSGTIPNYLANFTYLSYLDLSSNRFEGQIPNGGVFSNITLQSLIGNVGLCGAPRLGLSPCVDNSRLTSGRQILKFILPVAIIGAGVFVACLYLMIKKKNKKQPHVMASNGMADLISHRLVSYHEIARATKNFSEDNLLGAGSSGKVFKGQLDDGLVVAIKVLNMHVEQAVRSFDAECQVLRMARHRNLIQILNTCSNLDFRALLLQYMPNGSLEAHLHEENREPLGFTERLDIMLGVSEAMDYLHNHHCQVILHCDLKPSNVLFDEDMTAHVADFGIAKLLLVDENSLVSASMPGTIGYMAPELAFMGRASRSTDVFSFGIMLLEVFTGKRPTDPSFVGESSLRQWVLQAFPAKLIDVLDVKLHQGEQMHQAFHHQKNTISPSSSSIGYNDNFLMSTFEIGLECSSDPVDQRPSISEVVMRLKNIKKDSSAFMVATRIVQQRH, from the exons GCCCTCGGAGGCGCGGAGCTCAGGGAGCGGGTCGGGCCACTTGCCCCGCACTCGTCAACCGGAG GCGCGGATAACTGGACAAGTGATGTGTCGTTCTGCCACTGGATCGGCGTGACATGCAGCCGCCGTCGCAAAGGGCGTGTCGCCGCTTTGGTGCTGCCCGACATTCCCCTCCAAGGAGAGCTCAGCCCTCACCTCGGTAACCTTTCTTTCCTTCATGAAATTAACCTCACCAACACAGCCCTCGCTGGCTCCATCCCAGCTGATATTGGAAGATTATCCCGTCTAAGATATCTTGATCTTGGCCACAATAATCTAACGGATACAATCCCGTCTACTATAGGAAACCTCACAGCACTCCAATTTCTTGTCCTAAATTTCAACCAGCTCTCTGGAGAGATCCCCAGTGAGTTGCGAAACATGCATAGCCTTAGGTACCTCTGTCTAGATAGAAACTACATGACCGGCCTGATACCTAATTTCTCATTCGACAGCATGCCTACAATAAGCCATATATACATTCAGAGCAACAGCCTGTCCGGGACAGTACCATCTGGTATTGGCTCCCTGCTGATGCTACAGGTTCTACGCTTGAACTATAACCAGCTCTCCGGCCCAGTACCTCCTAACATTTTCAACATGTCTAGGATTGTTGACATGCGTCTAGCAGACAACGAAAATCTTACGGGCCATATACCTGGCAATACAAGTTTCAGTCTCCCCAAGTTGCAAATACTTGATCTATATAAGAACAAATTCAGGGGTCAAATTCCATTGGGCCTTGCAGCGTGCAAGCATCTTCAGATACTTAGCATCCCAGGAAATCTATTTGTGGATGTGGTGCCGGCATGGCTGGCTAAGCTGTCGCAGCTCACAGTGATTTCTATCGGTGGCAATGAGCTCGTTGGCCAGATCCCGGCAGTGCTCAGCAATCTTACCATGCTCCGTGTGCTTGACATTGCAGTCTCCAACCTAAGTGGAGAGATTCCTGTGGAATTGGGGAAATTGATGCAACTCTCATATCTGCACCTTTCGTTCAATCAACTAACAGGCCCCTTACCAGATTTTCTTGGAAATTTTTCACAAATGTCTTACTTAAGTTTAATGTCGAATCAGCTGACTGGAACAGTACCATCAACACTTGGAAACAACAGACTTCTTAGGCTTCTTGATATTCGAGATAATCATCTCCATGGGGATCTTAGTTTCTTGGCCAGCCTTTGTAATTGTCGGCAACTCCAACACCTTGACATATCTAATAATCCTTTCTCTGGGAGTATCCCCAGCTATTTTGGTAACCTTTCGACTAACCTGTTAGTGTTTGAAGCAGATAAAAACAATTTGGTTGGTGGGCTTCCAGCAACACTATCAAATCTTAGTGGTCTTCTTGCGATAAGCTTTTTTGACAACTATCTAACCAAAGAATTACCAGAATCCATCTCTAAGTTGGAGAATCTCCAGGCACTTGGTCTCTCTGGAAATAGCATCGTTGGCCCAATCCCTAAACAATTTGGTATGCTAAGGAGTATTATAAGGTTAGAACTCCAGGATAATATATTATCTGGCTCCATACCAGATGGAGTGAGTAACCTCACCATGTTAGAGTATTTGTATTTATCTTATAACCATCTATTTTCGACCATACCATCAAGCTTGTTTTATCATAGTAACCTTATTGCATTAGATATGTCCCATAACTCCCTAACTGGTATATTGCCTTCTGATCTCAGTCATATGCAAAATATGGACAAGTTAGATCTTTCTAGCAACCTCTTGTCTGGTAGCCTCCCAAATTCATTTGGACAGGTTGCGATCCCATTAACTTACCTAAATTTTTCGCACAACTCATTCAAGGATTTAGTCCCCGACTCGTTCGCCCGCTTAACCAGCTTGGCAACATTGGACCTATCATCGAACAATCTATCTGGAACGATACCAAACTACCTCGCCAACTTCACCTACCTTTCTTATCTGGACCTCTCCTCTAATAGGTTCGAAGGGCAGATACCAAATGGAGGTGTTTTCTCAAACATCACCTTGCAATCTTTGATTGGGAATGTTGGGCTATGTGGTGCTCCTCGTCTAGGACTGTCACCATGTGTAGACAATTCTCGACTGACTTCTGGTAGACAAATCCTCAAGTTTATACTCCCAGTTGCCATCATTGGAGCTGGTGTATTTGTAGCTTGCTTGTACCTAATgatcaaaaagaaaaataagaagcAGCCGCATGTTATGGCTTCTAATGGCATGGCTGATCTGATCAGCCATAGGTTAGTATCATACCACGAGATTGCTCGTGCCACCAAAAATTTCAGCGAggataacctacttggagctggAAGTTCTGGAAAAGTTTTCAAGGGGCAGCTAGATGATGGTTTGGTGGTTGCTATAAAGGTGCTCAATATGCATGTCGAGCAGGCCGTGAGGAGCTTTGATGCTGAATGTCAAGTGTTGCGGATGGCTCGGCATCGCAACCTGATACAGATATTGAATACCTGTTCCAACCTGGATTTCAGGGCATTGCTGCTTCAGTACATGCCCAACGGTAGCTTGGAGGCACACTTGCACGAGGAAAATAGGGAACCACTGGGCTTCACCGAGAGATTGGACATTATGCTTGGTGTGTCAGAGGCAATGGATTATCTGCACAATCACCACTGTCAAGTTATCCTACACTGCGACCTGAAGCCTAGCAATGTGCTTTTCGATGAGGACATGACGGCACATGTTGCCGACTTTGGCATTGCAAAGTTACTTCTAGTTGATGAAAACTCCTTGGTTTCAGCAAGTATGCCCGGCACAATCGGGTACATGGCCCCAG AGCTTGCATTCATGGGAAGGGCGTCGAGAAGCACCGACGTGTTCAGCTTTGGGATCATGCTGCTTGAAGTCTTCACAGGGAAGAGGCCCACAGATCCTTCGTTTGTTGGGGAATCCAGTCTTAGGCAGTGGGTTTTGCAAGCATTTCCAGCAAAGCTCATTGATGTTTTGGATGTGAAGCTACATCAGGGTGAACAGATGCACCAAGCGTTTCATCACCAAAAAAATACTATTTCGCCCTCGTCATCCTCCATTGGCTACAATGACAACTTTCTCATGTCGACATTCGAGATTGGTCTAGAGTGTTCCAGTGATCCTGTCGACCAGAGGCCAAGCATTAGCGAAGTGGTCATGAGGCTGAAGAACATCAAGAAGGATAGCTCTGCTTTCATGGTAGCAACTCGAATCGTGCAGCAACGGCATTGA